From one Marispirochaeta sp. genomic stretch:
- a CDS encoding ABC transporter permease, protein MVKSSKILKELKKLSQSQLAIPLFALVLVIVFNVFRDISFFSIAVKTNNFGNTVLSGNLISILNGASELAVLAIGMTLLTSATKGQDISVGAGAAIAGSVFVKVLLGNVITMPVILTALLTACIVAILFYLFNGILVAKFDIQPMITSLILFTAGRPIAYWINGGATPNVDSPLLTYIGGFIPGIPIPTPILIVIVFGILVTLALKLTNLELYIQSVGINERAARVNGINPFLMKLLVYMILGVCVTIAGSINVCRIGLINHETILIDIEMDTILAVAIGGNALSGGKFKLSGSVIGAYIIQALTITLYAMKVSSTAVKAYKAVVIIAIVVLGSPVLQKWVLQLRNRLSRKPLKVTENA, encoded by the coding sequence ATGGTTAAGAGTTCCAAAATACTAAAAGAGCTAAAGAAACTATCACAATCTCAATTGGCTATTCCCCTATTTGCCCTTGTATTGGTTATTGTTTTTAATGTATTCAGAGATATCAGTTTTTTTTCCATAGCAGTTAAAACGAACAATTTTGGAAATACCGTTCTTTCCGGCAATTTAATCAGTATATTAAATGGAGCATCCGAGCTTGCTGTTTTGGCCATAGGTATGACGCTGTTAACCTCTGCGACGAAAGGACAGGATATTAGTGTCGGCGCGGGGGCGGCGATCGCAGGCAGCGTTTTTGTTAAAGTGCTTCTGGGGAATGTAATCACCATGCCGGTTATCCTAACGGCCTTATTGACCGCATGTATTGTTGCCATTCTTTTTTACCTGTTTAACGGTATACTGGTTGCCAAATTCGATATTCAGCCAATGATCACGTCGTTAATTTTGTTTACGGCAGGACGCCCGATAGCCTATTGGATAAACGGCGGGGCCACGCCTAATGTCGATAGTCCGCTGTTAACATATATCGGAGGTTTTATTCCGGGGATCCCCATCCCCACTCCCATTCTTATCGTAATAGTGTTTGGGATATTGGTTACGCTTGCCTTGAAGCTCACCAATCTTGAATTATACATCCAATCGGTCGGTATCAATGAAAGGGCCGCCCGTGTGAACGGGATTAATCCTTTTCTTATGAAACTATTAGTATATATGATACTCGGCGTTTGCGTTACTATCGCCGGTTCCATCAATGTCTGTAGAATAGGGCTTATTAATCATGAAACTATCCTCATAGATATTGAAATGGACACTATTTTGGCCGTTGCCATTGGCGGGAATGCCCTGAGCGGCGGGAAATTTAAATTGTCCGGATCGGTGATAGGGGCATACATTATTCAGGCCTTAACGATTACGCTTTACGCCATGAAAGTTTCTTCAACAGCGGTAAAAGCCTACAAGGCTGTCGTTATTATTGCGATCGTTGTATTAGGTTCGCCGGTCCTGCAAAAATGGGTCCTTCAATTACGCAATAGACTGTCAAGAAAACCTTTGAAAGTGACGGAGAATGCTTGA
- a CDS encoding sugar ABC transporter ATP-binding protein, producing the protein MKNDIVLSMRGISKTFPGVRALHNVDFTLCKGEIHALMGENGAGKSTLVKVLTGVYSKDSGQIDIAGTDNDITIKSPQEAQNLGISTVYQEISLCPNLTVAENMFIGRGNYRFVNWRSMEKKATEILKKLKIPTNAARQLGSCSLAVQQMVAVARAVDMECKVLILDEPTSSLDEQEVELLFSLMRDLKSRGVGIIFITHFLEQVYKISDRITVLRNGELIGAYEIKDLPRLELISAMMGKELDDFSELLQREKTLKLENPLVYEACGLSSVEDIKPFDFKIHKGEVNGFTGLLGSGRSESARAIFGADKITGGKIKINGKDAKISKPKDSMKHSIGYLPEDRKGDGIIEDLSVRQNIILALQVLKGFFRPFSRTEAEAFADKYIKLLGIKTPSTDTPIRSLSGGNQQKAILARWLLTNPQYLILDEPTRGIDVGTKVEIQKLVLKLANDGVSVTFISSEIEEMLTTCSRLLVMRDREIVGELKGDEITQDKIMRTIAGEVAHNG; encoded by the coding sequence ATGAAGAATGACATCGTATTATCTATGCGCGGAATTTCCAAAACCTTTCCCGGGGTCCGGGCCCTGCACAATGTGGATTTTACTCTTTGTAAAGGGGAGATTCACGCCTTGATGGGTGAAAACGGGGCCGGTAAATCAACCTTGGTCAAAGTCCTCACAGGCGTATACTCGAAAGATTCAGGACAAATAGATATAGCAGGAACAGATAATGATATTACGATAAAATCGCCTCAAGAGGCCCAGAATTTAGGCATCAGTACGGTGTATCAGGAGATTTCTCTTTGCCCGAACCTTACCGTTGCTGAAAATATGTTTATCGGACGGGGCAATTACCGCTTCGTGAATTGGCGCTCAATGGAAAAGAAAGCGACGGAAATCTTAAAGAAGCTTAAGATTCCGACGAATGCCGCCCGCCAGCTTGGTTCCTGCTCGCTGGCTGTGCAGCAAATGGTCGCCGTTGCCCGCGCTGTTGATATGGAATGTAAAGTACTTATTCTGGATGAGCCGACCTCCTCACTGGATGAACAGGAGGTCGAGTTACTTTTCTCTCTTATGCGGGATTTGAAGTCCCGCGGTGTCGGTATCATCTTCATAACACATTTTCTTGAACAGGTATATAAGATAAGCGACAGGATAACCGTTCTGCGGAACGGCGAGCTGATTGGGGCGTATGAAATAAAGGATTTACCGCGGCTTGAACTTATTTCCGCAATGATGGGCAAAGAACTTGACGACTTTTCAGAATTACTCCAGCGAGAAAAAACACTCAAGCTGGAAAACCCGCTTGTGTATGAGGCCTGTGGTTTATCCAGTGTCGAAGATATAAAACCGTTTGACTTTAAAATTCATAAGGGGGAAGTAAACGGGTTTACCGGGCTTCTTGGCTCCGGCCGCAGTGAAAGCGCACGCGCTATTTTCGGTGCTGATAAAATTACCGGGGGTAAGATAAAGATAAATGGGAAAGATGCTAAAATATCGAAGCCCAAAGACTCCATGAAGCATAGTATCGGGTATCTCCCCGAGGATAGAAAGGGGGATGGTATCATTGAGGACCTATCCGTACGTCAGAACATCATACTTGCTCTGCAGGTTTTGAAGGGCTTTTTTCGGCCTTTTTCCAGAACCGAAGCGGAAGCATTTGCGGACAAGTATATTAAACTATTAGGAATTAAAACCCCTTCGACGGATACGCCCATAAGATCACTTTCGGGCGGCAATCAGCAAAAGGCGATACTTGCGCGATGGCTGCTCACCAATCCGCAGTATCTTATCCTGGACGAACCGACGCGGGGAATTGATGTCGGTACAAAAGTTGAAATACAAAAGCTTGTACTGAAGCTTGCCAACGATGGGGTCAGCGTCACCTTTATTTCATCGGAAATAGAGGAGATGCTGACCACCTGTTCGCGGCTTCTCGTCATGCGGGACCGCGAAATAGTAGGCGAATTGAAGGGCGATGAAATAACTCAAGATAAAATCATGCGCACGATAGCAGGGGAGGTCGCTCATAATGGTTAA
- a CDS encoding substrate-binding domain-containing protein has translation MKKILCILVILLASGTVALFAGGQQDSGLIKVGIINNPPSESGYRAANVADFEKVFTKENGYEVSTFYSLKNDEQLNAASQFITDQVDYILLSAAATDGWDSVLSNAKEAGIKVFLFDRMINADPSLYEAAVVSDMANQGDTAVSWLKAQNLPEYNVIHIQGAMGSDAQIGRTNALEAKFKAGTMNKVVQQTATWDEAEAKKIVESVINSGEDFNVIYAENDGMAKGAVAALDEAGITHGVDGEVVVMGFDCNKWALRELLAGNWNYDGQCSPFQAAVIDKMIKKIEAGGTIDTKKVISEEKGFDAETITQDDIDTYGLGE, from the coding sequence ATGAAAAAAATTCTATGTATACTGGTTATCCTGCTTGCATCAGGCACAGTTGCTCTGTTTGCTGGCGGCCAGCAGGATTCCGGTCTGATTAAGGTCGGTATTATCAACAATCCGCCGTCTGAATCCGGATACCGCGCAGCGAATGTGGCAGACTTCGAAAAAGTATTCACGAAAGAAAATGGGTATGAGGTTTCAACCTTCTACAGTCTGAAGAATGATGAACAGCTGAACGCGGCTTCTCAGTTTATCACCGACCAAGTGGACTATATTCTTCTTTCCGCGGCTGCTACCGATGGCTGGGATTCGGTCCTTAGCAATGCCAAGGAAGCCGGCATTAAAGTGTTTCTCTTTGACCGCATGATTAATGCGGACCCGAGTCTGTATGAGGCTGCCGTTGTTTCCGACATGGCAAATCAGGGTGATACGGCTGTTAGTTGGCTTAAAGCTCAGAATCTCCCTGAATATAATGTCATTCATATTCAGGGCGCCATGGGCAGCGACGCGCAGATCGGCCGTACTAACGCATTGGAAGCTAAATTCAAAGCCGGTACAATGAATAAAGTTGTACAGCAGACTGCCACCTGGGATGAGGCTGAGGCTAAGAAAATTGTTGAATCGGTAATCAATTCCGGTGAGGACTTCAATGTTATCTATGCCGAAAATGACGGTATGGCGAAAGGTGCCGTAGCGGCGCTTGATGAGGCCGGTATCACTCACGGTGTCGACGGAGAAGTCGTTGTCATGGGTTTTGACTGCAATAAGTGGGCGCTTAGAGAACTGCTCGCGGGTAACTGGAACTATGACGGTCAGTGCAGTCCCTTCCAGGCAGCGGTAATCGACAAGATGATTAAAAAGATTGAAGCCGGCGGGACGATCGATACAAAGAAAGTCATTTCTGAAGAAAAGGGTTTTGATGCAGAGACTATCACACAGGATGACATTGATACTTACGGGCTTGGAGAATAA
- a CDS encoding methyl-accepting chemotaxis protein, with product MDDYINSKANRKIVLGYNKSVMLGEITERSMRIITADIDSIRDALENIVTTFEEFRSTSQHVSENTSRIDQKMGEIIHETRRLDGELQSRVDEIVEVRSVSGEMENLFDDVRKRTEAIKTITTSIQDVSEKTNVLAINASIEAARAGEFGKGFRVIAGEVRNLAGQTARFTREITDSLNEFSSFIGKMSDYVKRFTTVLGNFSTDISEVRHSFSDTQAEEGKLAEAISEISAALEQENSALKDGTDTLENTFDSLKDSQVVVHSLVSTYKGLSKLMDRDQ from the coding sequence GTGGATGATTACATTAACTCAAAAGCGAACAGAAAGATAGTCCTCGGGTACAACAAGTCGGTAATGCTTGGAGAGATTACCGAACGCTCCATGAGAATAATAACAGCGGATATCGACTCGATCAGGGATGCTCTGGAGAATATTGTTACAACCTTTGAAGAGTTCCGGTCGACTTCCCAGCATGTTTCGGAGAACACCAGCCGGATCGATCAGAAGATGGGTGAGATTATCCACGAAACAAGGCGTCTGGACGGGGAACTGCAAAGCCGGGTTGATGAGATTGTCGAGGTCAGGTCGGTTTCCGGCGAGATGGAGAATCTCTTTGACGACGTACGGAAACGCACCGAAGCCATAAAAACCATAACTACTTCAATTCAGGATGTCTCGGAGAAAACCAATGTACTTGCCATTAATGCTTCAATAGAAGCTGCCAGGGCGGGGGAGTTCGGCAAAGGATTCCGGGTCATCGCCGGCGAAGTGCGCAATCTGGCAGGACAGACTGCCCGTTTTACCAGAGAGATTACCGATTCCCTGAATGAGTTTTCCTCCTTTATTGGGAAGATGAGCGATTACGTAAAGCGCTTTACCACTGTCCTGGGGAATTTCAGTACCGATATATCCGAAGTGCGTCACAGTTTCAGTGATACCCAGGCGGAAGAAGGAAAGTTGGCGGAGGCCATCAGCGAAATATCAGCCGCGCTGGAACAGGAAAATTCCGCCCTGAAAGACGGCACCGATACCCTGGAGAACACCTTTGATTCACTAAAGGATTCTCAGGTGGTGGTACACTCCCTTGTTTCCACCTATAAAGGTTTGAGCAAACTGATGGACAGGGATCAGTAG
- a CDS encoding MBL fold metallo-hydrolase, with product MDTTRGYVLFEEDDHKVIWLGWDEDVSSGAIQTNQYLIVNSGKGILLDPGGVHLFSRVVSVVSRFISLDDVESIFFSHQDPDVSSGIALWLGVTNAQVYIHDIWRRFVPHFGLVDQSRITPLNDDGGTIALGSVSLQLVPAHFLHSAANFSLYDPRSRILFSGDIGTAVFPEGKEYPEVDDFDTHTRLMKSFHQRAMGSNRAAARWLETCSRLDVSILAPQHGAMMRGELVKKFYDWFGNLNCGIDFFQSRAGV from the coding sequence ATGGATACAACCCGCGGCTACGTGCTGTTCGAAGAAGATGATCATAAGGTAATATGGCTGGGCTGGGACGAAGATGTATCTTCGGGAGCAATTCAGACGAATCAGTATCTGATAGTTAATTCGGGGAAGGGAATACTCCTGGATCCCGGCGGTGTACACCTCTTTTCCCGGGTTGTTTCTGTTGTCAGCCGCTTTATCAGTCTTGATGATGTGGAATCAATTTTCTTCTCCCATCAGGATCCGGATGTCTCCTCCGGAATCGCGCTTTGGCTGGGTGTAACAAACGCACAGGTCTACATCCATGATATCTGGCGGCGCTTTGTGCCCCATTTCGGGCTGGTTGATCAGAGCAGAATCACCCCCTTGAACGATGACGGGGGAACTATTGCCCTGGGAAGTGTCTCCCTTCAGCTGGTTCCCGCTCATTTTCTTCACTCAGCAGCAAACTTCAGTCTCTACGATCCCCGGTCCAGAATTCTGTTCTCCGGTGATATCGGCACCGCGGTTTTCCCCGAGGGAAAGGAATACCCTGAGGTAGATGATTTTGACACCCACACACGATTGATGAAATCTTTTCATCAAAGGGCTATGGGAAGCAACAGGGCTGCGGCCCGTTGGCTTGAGACCTGCAGCAGGCTTGATGTCTCGATTCTTGCTCCGCAGCACGGTGCCATGATGCGTGGGGAGCTTGTCAAGAAATTCTACGACTGGTTCGGTAATCTGAACTGCGGTATAGACTTCTTTCAGTCACGAGCAGGAGTGTAA
- a CDS encoding class II fructose-bisphosphate aldolase, with amino-acid sequence MLVNTKELLQDSRGGIASFNVVDFDMARACIEAAEETQRPVIIGVAVRHWKTLGGPLFVPSVRALCLNSEVPAALHLDHAGPDNLNIIDQALESGFSSIMIDASKMPFRTNIEVTKGSGRACPAVQCLGGSGTGSASGRGGCGRSCRYRGGLFTRNPAKPLNSVML; translated from the coding sequence ATGCTTGTTAACACAAAAGAATTGCTCCAGGATTCCCGGGGAGGAATAGCATCTTTTAACGTTGTCGATTTTGATATGGCCAGGGCCTGTATAGAAGCAGCGGAAGAGACGCAGCGACCGGTGATTATTGGAGTTGCTGTACGACACTGGAAGACCCTGGGAGGACCTCTTTTCGTGCCCTCCGTTCGCGCGCTCTGCCTTAACTCAGAGGTTCCTGCCGCCCTGCACCTGGACCACGCGGGGCCGGATAACCTGAATATTATTGATCAGGCCCTGGAGTCAGGATTCTCTTCGATAATGATCGATGCTTCAAAGATGCCTTTCCGGACCAATATCGAAGTAACGAAAGGGAGTGGTCGAGCGTGCCCGGCAGTTCAATGCCTCGGTGGAAGCGGAACTGGGTCCGCTTCTGGGCGAGGAGGGTGTGGCCGGTCTTGTAGATACCGGGGGGGACTGTTTACACGAAACCCGGCGAAGCCGCTAAATTCTGTAATGCTGTGA
- a CDS encoding FGGY-family carbohydrate kinase codes for MQTIYTLDVGTSSIRGTLYTLNGEERFSQSYTYSPRFLNDGRVRQSTEDWDTGIRCILSACGDYLQKNRTEVLAVSLTSQRASVVPVDVHGEALDDVFMWQDKTTSSQCAVIQKTVSAEDVYKITGLRIDPYFSAPKILWYREHKADVYTAADKFLGVQDYVAFVLTGNFVTDYSQACRTMLLDVSSREWSRTMLEACSIEADQLPELVSPGTIIGTLSAALAQETGFPQDTKVILAGGDQQVAALGMGVIHEGSVEANTGTGSFMITPASAPLFHPEARTLCSIAAIPGQWVVEAGVLTTGILYNWFAAEFGCGGDNEQDAVLAVNKLVEESAPGANGVIVLPHFKGSAAPYWNPQAKGIIFNLTLANSKADIARALLESLVLEMGAGLKRIREILPARLNEIVVAGGLTKFGLFNQMQADIFETEVRIPPSSEASSKGALISAMVSLEIADDYEAAFSAVREGDDRYRSPEPSRSALYRKTAILREELYATLNSSNIYTSAETYSGELSRLKEN; via the coding sequence ATGCAAACTATTTATACTCTGGATGTGGGGACCTCCAGCATCCGCGGTACTCTATATACCTTAAACGGAGAGGAAAGATTCTCACAATCATATACCTATTCTCCGCGGTTTCTGAACGACGGTCGTGTGAGGCAATCCACAGAAGACTGGGATACGGGTATCCGGTGTATTCTTTCTGCCTGCGGTGATTATCTGCAGAAGAACAGAACTGAGGTCCTGGCGGTATCGCTTACCTCTCAGCGGGCTTCGGTGGTTCCGGTTGATGTACACGGAGAAGCCCTTGATGATGTATTTATGTGGCAGGATAAAACGACATCTTCGCAATGTGCTGTTATTCAGAAAACAGTTTCAGCAGAAGATGTCTACAAAATAACCGGGTTACGGATTGATCCCTATTTCTCAGCTCCGAAAATTCTGTGGTATCGCGAGCACAAAGCGGATGTGTATACAGCCGCAGATAAATTTCTGGGAGTACAGGATTACGTTGCATTTGTTCTTACCGGGAACTTTGTTACCGATTATTCGCAGGCGTGCCGCACAATGCTTCTGGATGTTTCCAGCCGTGAATGGAGCAGAACGATGCTTGAGGCCTGTTCCATTGAAGCGGACCAGCTGCCTGAGCTTGTTTCTCCGGGAACGATTATCGGTACACTGTCAGCCGCTCTGGCGCAGGAGACCGGTTTCCCGCAGGATACAAAGGTGATTCTGGCAGGTGGTGACCAGCAGGTTGCCGCACTGGGAATGGGAGTTATACATGAAGGTTCAGTGGAGGCCAATACGGGTACCGGTTCGTTTATGATAACTCCGGCATCAGCTCCGCTGTTTCATCCCGAAGCCAGAACCCTCTGCAGTATCGCCGCGATTCCCGGCCAATGGGTGGTTGAGGCCGGTGTTCTGACAACGGGGATTCTATACAACTGGTTTGCCGCGGAATTCGGCTGTGGTGGTGATAATGAACAGGATGCCGTTCTGGCGGTCAACAAACTCGTGGAAGAATCAGCCCCCGGGGCAAACGGGGTTATTGTTCTTCCCCATTTTAAAGGCAGCGCCGCCCCGTACTGGAATCCCCAGGCAAAAGGTATCATCTTTAATTTGACACTGGCCAATTCAAAGGCTGATATTGCCAGGGCCCTGCTCGAGTCTCTTGTTCTCGAGATGGGAGCGGGATTAAAGAGAATTCGGGAGATTCTTCCTGCCAGGCTGAACGAGATTGTTGTAGCCGGCGGTCTTACAAAGTTTGGACTTTTCAACCAAATGCAGGCGGATATCTTTGAGACAGAGGTTCGTATACCTCCCAGCAGCGAGGCATCCTCCAAGGGCGCCCTGATCAGTGCCATGGTCAGCCTTGAAATTGCAGATGACTACGAAGCTGCATTTTCTGCTGTAAGAGAGGGGGATGACCGCTATCGGAGTCCGGAACCCTCCCGGTCTGCTCTCTACAGAAAGACGGCTATCCTGCGGGAAGAACTCTATGCGACATTAAACTCAAGTAATATCTATACTTCAGCGGAGACCTACTCAGGAGAGCTCAGCCGATTAAAGGAGAACTGA
- a CDS encoding GntP family permease: MKPLIRRLSQRTKIPFITYVTALAVGLIVTHSIVIPTPGPVAVAGNMGADFGLFLLYSLVVSIPAALIGGYLFGSFLGRKADLSLAPAEEAAPRESANRPSAGLSISILLLPIVLILVGSIMNILLAGNGAAKVFFGFIGDKNIAILIGVIVAIVSLKKYIPRSIDEVIVTAVGSAGMIFLITGAGGSFGNVIKNTGIGDYLVTVFTQVNMPLIILGFVLSQILRSSLGSTTVALVTTSSILGPVAASMGVSPILVGLAICAGGVGLSLPNDSGFWVVNRYANISVQDTLKSWTAGGTIAGVTALLIILVLSMFSGVLPGLS; encoded by the coding sequence TTGAAACCCCTGATCCGACGGCTGTCCCAGCGCACAAAAATCCCTTTTATTACCTATGTAACAGCTCTGGCGGTTGGCCTTATAGTTACCCACTCAATCGTCATTCCGACACCGGGGCCTGTCGCGGTTGCAGGAAACATGGGGGCCGATTTTGGTCTCTTCCTTCTCTATTCGCTGGTTGTTTCAATTCCGGCAGCGCTTATCGGCGGGTATCTGTTTGGCTCCTTTCTCGGAAGAAAGGCTGATCTGAGCCTTGCACCTGCAGAGGAAGCCGCACCCCGGGAAAGCGCGAATCGTCCAAGTGCAGGGCTTTCTATCTCTATTCTGCTTCTGCCGATTGTGTTGATCCTCGTCGGAAGTATTATGAATATCCTGCTTGCTGGAAACGGGGCTGCCAAAGTCTTCTTCGGTTTTATCGGAGACAAAAACATCGCGATCCTGATCGGCGTAATTGTGGCCATAGTGTCACTTAAAAAGTATATTCCCCGGTCGATTGACGAGGTAATTGTAACAGCCGTGGGATCTGCGGGAATGATTTTCCTGATAACCGGGGCGGGCGGCTCTTTTGGAAACGTGATAAAGAACACCGGAATCGGCGATTATCTGGTAACAGTATTTACCCAGGTTAACATGCCTCTGATAATACTTGGATTTGTTCTGAGTCAGATCCTGCGGTCTTCCCTGGGCTCGACTACCGTTGCACTGGTTACCACGTCCTCCATTCTGGGACCTGTCGCGGCAAGTATGGGTGTTTCCCCGATACTGGTCGGACTGGCTATCTGTGCCGGGGGCGTTGGACTGTCTCTTCCTAATGATTCAGGCTTCTGGGTTGTTAACCGGTATGCGAACATCAGTGTTCAGGACACTCTGAAATCCTGGACTGCCGGCGGTACGATTGCAGGTGTTACGGCACTGCTTATTATACTTGTGCTCAGCATGTTCTCCGGTGTTTTACCGGGTCTAAGCTGA
- a CDS encoding 2-hydroxyacid dehydrogenase, translating to MGKIKKACIMGDAMIPGEDFRPAFQRYLADYVNDVKIGDWETDWQKLQFRRLEVEKQGPEIEIVPELLGPEDKEAEIVMGLFVPVSSKMMNALPALRIAGVCRAGLENVNVEEATKRGILVFNVQGRNAEAVSDFAVGLMLAESRNIARAHMAIKQGEWRKTFSNSDNVPQLKEKTVGIIGFGFIGQLVARKLSGFSTEILVFDPYVNTEMVEEFGVKLVSKEDLFKKSDFITVHARLTDENRGMIGEKEFLLMKPGSYFINTGRAGLVDYEALYVTLKEKRIAGAGLDVFPTEPVQERDKLIELDNVTLTTHIAGTTKEALTNSPGLLMEDIQRLLEGGKPRFIVNPQTLDNPEFKQWLTSIRS from the coding sequence ATGGGAAAAATAAAGAAAGCCTGTATTATGGGCGACGCAATGATTCCGGGAGAAGATTTTCGCCCGGCTTTTCAGCGTTACCTGGCTGATTATGTTAATGATGTAAAGATTGGGGACTGGGAAACAGACTGGCAAAAACTGCAATTCAGAAGGCTCGAAGTAGAAAAACAGGGCCCGGAGATTGAGATTGTTCCAGAGCTTCTGGGACCGGAAGACAAGGAAGCAGAGATAGTCATGGGCCTCTTTGTTCCGGTCTCATCAAAGATGATGAATGCTCTGCCTGCACTCCGTATTGCGGGGGTCTGCAGAGCGGGTCTTGAGAACGTTAACGTGGAAGAGGCAACAAAACGGGGCATACTCGTCTTTAATGTCCAGGGGCGTAATGCGGAAGCTGTCAGCGATTTCGCCGTTGGTTTGATGCTCGCTGAATCCCGAAATATTGCCCGTGCACATATGGCCATAAAACAGGGCGAGTGGCGAAAAACGTTTTCCAATTCCGATAATGTGCCCCAACTGAAGGAAAAAACCGTTGGGATTATCGGGTTTGGTTTTATTGGCCAGCTGGTCGCCCGTAAGCTCTCCGGTTTCAGCACAGAGATACTGGTTTTTGATCCTTATGTTAATACTGAAATGGTTGAAGAGTTCGGTGTAAAACTGGTTTCAAAAGAGGACCTTTTTAAAAAGAGCGATTTTATTACCGTACATGCCCGTTTGACAGATGAAAACCGGGGAATGATAGGTGAAAAAGAGTTCTTACTCATGAAACCCGGAAGTTATTTTATTAACACAGGGAGAGCAGGTCTTGTCGACTACGAGGCCCTGTATGTAACACTGAAAGAAAAACGTATTGCAGGGGCTGGTCTTGATGTCTTCCCCACTGAGCCAGTTCAGGAACGGGATAAGCTTATTGAACTTGATAACGTTACCTTGACAACCCATATTGCCGGTACCACAAAAGAGGCATTGACTAATTCTCCGGGGCTTCTCATGGAAGATATACAGCGACTCCTTGAAGGTGGGAAGCCCCGCTTTATTGTTAACCCTCAGACGCTTGATAATCCCGAATTCAAACAATGGTTGACCAGTATACGGAGCTAA
- a CDS encoding MurR/RpiR family transcriptional regulator produces MTPNNNEGRQKVDISSSIRRNYHSLSEVQRRIADYILANGGHAMYLSITDLANTCGTSETTIMRFLRKIGFDSYQVFRVQLAQGMQDGKPKYAWSDIESSDSVGSIKEKVVSSTVSAIEDIRSLIPDAELELFSDLVLKASRVFIFGVGSSAYIAGDLFHKLIRLGLSACVCHDPHIMAIQSAQAREDDLFIFVSHSGESEVLLDCCKTVKERGGIPIAITSYPHSTLSELSRIQLLSSTNEMNYRPDAMTSRILQLVIIDLLTIVLTFKLGDRGIEAIAGSQIAVARQKR; encoded by the coding sequence TTGACGCCTAACAATAATGAAGGCAGACAGAAAGTTGATATATCCTCGTCAATTCGCAGGAATTATCACAGCCTGAGCGAAGTACAGCGCAGAATTGCCGATTATATCCTGGCAAACGGCGGCCACGCCATGTACCTTTCCATTACCGATCTGGCAAATACATGTGGAACCAGCGAAACAACAATAATGCGTTTTCTGCGAAAAATCGGTTTTGATTCCTATCAGGTATTCAGGGTACAGCTGGCCCAGGGAATGCAGGATGGCAAACCAAAATACGCATGGTCCGATATTGAAAGCAGTGATTCTGTCGGGAGCATCAAGGAGAAGGTTGTCTCATCAACGGTGTCTGCAATAGAAGACATCCGCAGCCTTATTCCCGATGCGGAGCTGGAACTGTTTTCCGATCTGGTTCTGAAGGCGTCGAGGGTATTCATTTTCGGAGTTGGATCATCTGCCTACATCGCCGGAGACTTGTTTCATAAACTTATACGACTTGGTTTGAGCGCCTGCGTATGCCACGACCCGCACATTATGGCGATACAGAGTGCCCAGGCACGAGAGGATGACCTCTTTATTTTTGTGTCCCACTCCGGCGAGAGCGAGGTGCTTCTTGACTGTTGCAAAACGGTAAAGGAACGGGGCGGCATACCGATTGCCATAACGAGTTATCCCCATTCAACCCTGTCCGAGCTGTCCAGAATACAGCTCTTAAGCAGTACAAACGAGATGAACTACCGGCCGGATGCAATGACATCCAGAATACTGCAGCTGGTTATTATAGATTTATTGACAATAGTCCTGACATTCAAGCTGGGCGATCGGGGTATAGAAGCCATCGCGGGGTCCCAGATAGCCGTGGCCCGGCAGAAAAGATAG